The region TCTATGGGCCTCAGGGCGGCGGCCGCTGCCTCGAGCTGGGCGTCGCGCCGGAGGTCCTGATCGGGACGCTGGGCAAGGCGGTGGGAGCTCAGGGAGCCTTCGTGGCCGGGACGGAAACGCTGCGAACCTGGCTCTGGAATCGCGCACGAAGCTTTGTGTTCAGCACGGCGCCGTCGCCGCTCCTCACGCGACTCGCCGCGCTGGCCGTGGAGCGGGTCCGCGGGGCCGACGATCGCCGAGCGCGCCTCCACGAGCTCTGTGCCGAGGTGCGCACGCGCTTGGAAGAGCGCCGGGTGCCCATCGCGCCGTCCGAGGGTCCGATCCTGCCCGTGCTGGTGGGAGACAATGCGCGCGCCGTCCGCGCCGCCGAGCATCTGGCCGCCAAGGGCTTTCGCGCCCAAGCGATTCGGCCGCCCACTGTGCCAGCCGGTACCGCACGGCTACGGGCGACGATCCACGCGACGTGGAGTGACGCCGATCTCCACGACTTCGTCGAAGCCGTTGCTTCGATGCCCCGCGACTGACCGGCGCGTACCCCGACTCGGGCTCCGTCCAAGCCGTCGCATCGCCCTGCCGCGCTCCGACGCGCGACAGCGACCTCACCCGCTCGCACAGTGACGCGCCGCGAAGCCGTCGCACCAACGCCACATGCGTGACGCGCCGCGTCATTCCCGCGGCGGACCAACACGAAAATGAACTGAGAGGTTCAGGCAGCGCTGCGCGCGGCAATGCGACCGTTCTCGATGCGAACGGTGCGGGCGCCGAGGCGGGCGGCGAGCCCGGGAGCGTGATTGACCACCACCACGATGGACCCGCGATCGCGCTCATCCACCAAGATCTGCTCGAGCCGCTCGGCGCTGGACGGATCGAGGCCAGAGAAGGGCTCGTCGAGCAGCAACAGGCTGGGCGAATGGACGAGCGCACGGCCCAGAGCGATGCGCTGACGCTGCCCACGGGACAGCGTGCCGAAGGAACGATCGCCAAAAGCCTCGGCGCCCACGCGCTTGCACGCTTCCTTCCAAGCGTCCCCGGGATCGACACCCCGCATGCGAGCGGCGAGCTCGATATTCTGCCGCCCCGACAGCTCTCGGTAGCAGTGGGAATCGTGGGCGACCCAGCCGATGTGCTCTCGGGCCAACACGGGGTCGTCCCCAAGGGGCTCGTAACGCACGGAACCCGCGGTGGGACGCAGCACGGTTCCAATCACCGCCAACAGCGTGCTCTTGCCCGCGCCGTTGGGCCCCTCGAGGAACACGAGCTCCCCTCGCTCGAAACGCGCGCTGACCCCGCGGAGGGCCGGCGTGGCTCCGAACAGCCGCGTCACGCGCTGCACGACGATGGCATCAATGCCGCTCACGGGGCCGGGAATAGCACACGAATCCGCATTTCCGGCCGCCCAACCAGGGCCCCCGAAAAAAACGGCCAATGGAAGCCCTAAACCGGCGTTTCCAAAGCAGAGCCCCTTCGAAACGCCGTGCTAACATGCGCAGGATGACCTCGTCTGCCGTCGCAGTGGAAAACGAGCGGTTGGACCAGCTCGTCGAGCTGAAACGAGCCGTCGAGCGTGCGCTCGAGGGCAAGACGGCCGTGGTCGAGCTCGCGCTGGTCGCCCTCCTCGCTCGAGGTCACATCCTGATCGAGGACGTCCCGGGTGTCGGCAAGACCACCTTGGCCCGCGCCCTGGCCAAGGCCGTCGGCGGCGAGATGCATCGCGTGCAGTTCACCAGCGATCTCTTGCCCAGCGACGTGCTCGGCGTCTCCGTCTTCGATCAACGCGCCGGTGATTTCGTGCTGCGGCAGGGTCCCATCTTCGCCAACGTTCTGTTGGCTGACGAAATCAACCGCGCCAGTCCACGCACTCAATCCGCGCTCCTGGAAGCCATGAACGACGGCCAGGTGTCCATCGACGGCAAGACACTACCCTTGCCCGAGCCCTTTCTCGTCGTCGCCACACAGAATCCACAAGACTTCACTGGAACGTTTCCCCTGCCGGAGTCCCAGCTCGATCGTTTCATGGTGCGCATCCGCATCGGCTACCCGCCAGCGCACGTGGAAACGCGCCTCATGCTCGAGCCCGAAGCCGATCGCGTCGCCAGCGTCCCCGCCGTGCTGGAGCCCGGCAGCCTCGTCGCACTACAACGCCAAGTCGACCGCGTAGAGATCGACAGCGCCCTCGGAACCTACCTGCAGGCGCTCATTTCCGCGACACGCTCGACGCCCGTGCTGGCCTTGGGTGCCTCCACCCGCGCGGGCATGAACCTGTCCCGCGCCGCGAGGGCGCGCGCGTTGCTGAATGGGCGGCGCTACTGCATCGCGGACGACATCCACGACCTCGCGGTTCCCTTGCTCGCGCATCGCGTTCGTCTCGCTGCCCACGCCGAAGGCTACGTCCCCACCCGTGAGGAATCGGAAACCGCCGTGCGCGACGTCGTCGCTCGCGTGCCGGTCCCGCTTTGAGGAGCAACCGCCCCGTGGCTCGCGCCCGCGTCGCTCGCCACCCCCGCCACCAAAAACCGTTGGTGAGCCGCACGCCTCCGAAGGGGCGTCTCGGCAAGCTCCTCGTCTACCTGCGCCCGCCGCGCCGCTTGAAGCTCACCCGCGAGGGCAAGTACTTCATCGGCATCACCTTCGGTGTCGGCTTCGCCGCCATCAACACCGGCAACAATCTCCTCTATCTCCTGCTCGGGATGTTGCTCTCGCTCATCGTCGTCTCCGGCGTGATGAGTGAGCTGTCCCTCCGCCACCTGACGGTCGCGCGTCGACTGCCGCCCCGCGCGCAAGTGGGTCGACCGCACCTGGTCGAGATCGAGGTCTACAACCACAAGAAGCGGGTGCCTTCGTACGCCATCGAGATCGAGGACCTGCGCGCCGGGCAACCCGCGGACAAGCGTTGCTTCTTCCTGAAGATCAGTCCGCGCTCCGCCCAAGTGGCAGCCTACCGGCGAACCCCGGCGCGGCGCGGTCGCGATCGCCACATTGGCTTCCGCGTGGCCACGCGCTTTCCCTTCGGCCTGTTCGAGAAGAGCCGTGAGCTGTCCGCCGATGGCGACCTCATCATCTATCCCGCGGTCGATCCCGTGCGCCTGCCGCCGGACGCCCCGGGCCGCCGCCTTGGAGGCGACGGTGCCATTGGTCGCGGAAACGGCGACGAGATCCTCGGCGTGCGGCCGATGCGCGACGGCGACGACCCCCGAGACATCTATTGGCGCAAGAGCACCCTCGCGCACCAGATGGTGTTGCGTGAACGCGCGCGGGAGATGCGCCGCGACGTCGAGTACGTGATCGACCCCGTGCACCCCAATGCCGCGCCGGACAACGACTGGACCGAACGCTTCGAGCGTCGCATTCGCGACGTCGCCTCGCGCGCCGTTGCCCACCTCAAGCGTGGCGACGCCGTCGCCCTGCGCACCACCACCGGCGAGCGCGTGCGCGCGAACACCACCGTCGGGGCAGATCCGATCCTGCGCTTCTTAGCGCTGCTCGAGTCCACTCCTGCCGACCAAGCGCGAGAGCGCATGCCCACCGAGCCCGCACCGCCGCCACCGGGCACGCAGCTGGAGCAAATCCGGATCCCGAAGCACGCCGAGGTGCACACGTGAGGTTCGGGCTCATCCATCGCGTCATGACCGACGCCCTGGCCGCCCTGGGCCTGTTGGCGTTGGTCACCAGCGGCGAGCTGAACCACTGGATCAGCAGCATGATCGTGATCGGCCTGGTCGCCGCCCTCGCGATCCCCGAGCGCTGGCAAGACAAGGGCTGGCTGCGGCAGATCGGGCTGCTCGCGCCCCTCGGCTTGTTGGTCACGCAGCTCACCCGCCTGGTGCTGGGTGCGCCAGTGCTCGAGCTCGCGGTGGAGTTCGCCGCGGGCCTCCAGGTCGTACGCCTCGCTACGCGCCGCGGCGCCGCCCACGACCAACAAGTGATCGTGTTGGCGCTGCTGCATCTCATCGCCGGCACCGTGCTCGGTGGCGGCCTCGCCTATGGCCTGTGCTTCATCGGCTTCCTGATCGTGGCGCCCGGCGCCCTGGTGCTGAGCCACCTCAGGCGCGAGGTCGAAGGCAACTACCGCCAAGGCGCCCGCGACCGCACCGGACTACCGGTGGACGTTCCCCGTATCCTTCGCAGCCGCCGGGTGATCGGCAAGCAGTTCCTGCTGTTCACCTGCATGCTCTCGGTCCCGATCTTCCTGTTCACGGCGATCCTGTTCGTGATGTTTCCCCGGGTGGGCCTCAGCCTGCTGCTCTTGAACCACTCGCGGCCAGAACGCATGATCGGGTTCTCCGACAAGGTGGATCTCGGCGGCGTGGGCAAGCTGCGCACGGATCCCACCATCGCCATGCGGGTGGAGATCCCCGATCTGCCGAGCGAGCCCCCGCCGCGCTTGGCGCTC is a window of Polyangiaceae bacterium DNA encoding:
- a CDS encoding MoxR family ATPase translates to MTSSAVAVENERLDQLVELKRAVERALEGKTAVVELALVALLARGHILIEDVPGVGKTTLARALAKAVGGEMHRVQFTSDLLPSDVLGVSVFDQRAGDFVLRQGPIFANVLLADEINRASPRTQSALLEAMNDGQVSIDGKTLPLPEPFLVVATQNPQDFTGTFPLPESQLDRFMVRIRIGYPPAHVETRLMLEPEADRVASVPAVLEPGSLVALQRQVDRVEIDSALGTYLQALISATRSTPVLALGASTRAGMNLSRAARARALLNGRRYCIADDIHDLAVPLLAHRVRLAAHAEGYVPTREESETAVRDVVARVPVPL
- a CDS encoding ABC transporter ATP-binding protein, with amino-acid sequence MSGIDAIVVQRVTRLFGATPALRGVSARFERGELVFLEGPNGAGKSTLLAVIGTVLRPTAGSVRYEPLGDDPVLAREHIGWVAHDSHCYRELSGRQNIELAARMRGVDPGDAWKEACKRVGAEAFGDRSFGTLSRGQRQRIALGRALVHSPSLLLLDEPFSGLDPSSAERLEQILVDERDRGSIVVVVNHAPGLAARLGARTVRIENGRIAARSAA
- a CDS encoding DUF58 domain-containing protein, with product MGNRRARRRRSRAGPALRSNRPVARARVARHPRHQKPLVSRTPPKGRLGKLLVYLRPPRRLKLTREGKYFIGITFGVGFAAINTGNNLLYLLLGMLLSLIVVSGVMSELSLRHLTVARRLPPRAQVGRPHLVEIEVYNHKKRVPSYAIEIEDLRAGQPADKRCFFLKISPRSAQVAAYRRTPARRGRDRHIGFRVATRFPFGLFEKSRELSADGDLIIYPAVDPVRLPPDAPGRRLGGDGAIGRGNGDEILGVRPMRDGDDPRDIYWRKSTLAHQMVLRERAREMRRDVEYVIDPVHPNAAPDNDWTERFERRIRDVASRAVAHLKRGDAVALRTTTGERVRANTTVGADPILRFLALLESTPADQARERMPTEPAPPPPGTQLEQIRIPKHAEVHT